In Nocardioides sp. zg-1228, a single window of DNA contains:
- a CDS encoding DUF4129 domain-containing protein, which produces MRAPGLTPAVRATLAVALTCLLMVLVAWATLVGPDRVFTGPGPRPAPLSTTTESCIPLPVRTAPDGSTTVEVPDDLAERDYCDPPPAGLDDYREIVEDSPPPLWVKVLVWILLGALLAGVAAGVLGLLVVATRAVLARRGGAERIDVAFTALDEPDRVAQELAAGAEEQDALLRGGDPRNAIVAAWHRFEVLGERAGVARRASETSSEYALRILDLVDADTAPVNRLAELYREARFSRHPITEDHRAEAVAALAGIRRSLGVRT; this is translated from the coding sequence ATGCGGGCGCCCGGACTCACCCCAGCGGTGCGCGCGACGCTCGCGGTGGCCCTCACCTGCCTCCTCATGGTGCTGGTGGCCTGGGCGACGCTCGTCGGCCCCGACCGGGTCTTCACCGGGCCGGGCCCGCGTCCCGCGCCGCTGTCGACGACGACCGAGTCGTGCATCCCTCTGCCCGTGCGCACCGCGCCCGACGGGTCCACGACGGTGGAGGTCCCCGACGACCTCGCCGAGCGCGACTACTGCGACCCACCCCCGGCCGGGCTCGACGACTATCGCGAGATCGTCGAGGACAGCCCGCCGCCCCTGTGGGTCAAGGTGCTGGTCTGGATCCTCCTCGGCGCCCTGCTCGCGGGGGTGGCCGCCGGTGTGCTCGGGCTGCTGGTCGTCGCGACCCGGGCGGTGCTGGCGCGCCGCGGTGGCGCCGAGCGCATCGACGTCGCGTTCACCGCGCTCGACGAGCCGGACCGGGTGGCGCAGGAGCTGGCCGCCGGGGCCGAGGAGCAGGACGCGCTGCTGCGCGGCGGCGACCCGCGCAACGCCATCGTCGCGGCCTGGCACCGCTTCGAGGTGCTGGGGGAACGGGCCGGTGTGGCGCGCCGTGCCTCCGAGACGTCCTCGGAGTACGCCCTGCGCATCCTCGACCTCGTCGACGCCGACACCGCGCCGGTCAACCGGCTCGCCGAGCTCTACCGCGAGGCCAGGTTCTCCCGGCACCCGATCACCGAGGACCATCGCGCCGAGGCGGTGGCCGCCCTCGCCGGCATCCGGCGCAGCCTGGGGGTGCGGACGTGA
- a CDS encoding MoxR family ATPase, producing MTDAETPTADVSRLAEQVLDEVGRAVVGKRDALTLVLAGILAKGHVLLEDYPGLGKTLAARSFASALGLEFARAQFTPDLLPADLTGSYVYDQRRAEFDFRAGPVFTGLLLADEINRTPPKTQAALLEAMQEGQVTVEGQTHRLPSPFHVLATANPVEYEGTYPLPEAQLDRFLLRVGFGYPSAGEEYDVLRRRLDRRREEVDLAQVTDAAGLSAAQAAVERVVVDESVARYCVALVAATRTHADVLTGASPRGSLGLVLTARAWAAIRGRDYVVPEDVKVVARAVLAHRITVKPDLWMTQASGARVVDAVLSSVETPRTLESR from the coding sequence GTGACCGACGCTGAGACCCCCACCGCCGACGTCTCCCGGCTCGCCGAGCAGGTGCTGGACGAGGTGGGTCGCGCCGTGGTCGGCAAGCGGGACGCGCTGACGCTGGTGCTCGCCGGCATCCTGGCCAAGGGCCACGTGCTGCTCGAGGACTACCCGGGGCTGGGCAAGACCCTCGCGGCGCGGTCCTTCGCGTCGGCGCTCGGCCTGGAGTTCGCCCGCGCGCAGTTCACCCCCGACCTGCTGCCCGCCGACCTCACCGGCTCCTACGTCTACGACCAGCGCCGCGCGGAGTTCGACTTCCGCGCCGGCCCCGTCTTCACCGGGCTGCTGCTCGCCGACGAGATCAACCGCACCCCGCCCAAGACGCAGGCCGCGCTGCTCGAGGCCATGCAGGAGGGACAGGTCACCGTCGAGGGCCAGACGCACCGGCTGCCGAGCCCCTTCCACGTGCTGGCCACCGCCAACCCCGTCGAGTACGAGGGCACCTACCCGCTGCCCGAGGCGCAGCTCGACCGGTTCCTGCTGCGGGTGGGCTTCGGCTACCCGAGCGCGGGCGAGGAGTACGACGTCCTGCGCCGCCGCCTCGACCGCCGGCGCGAGGAGGTCGACCTCGCCCAGGTCACCGACGCCGCCGGGCTCTCGGCCGCGCAGGCAGCCGTCGAGCGGGTGGTCGTCGACGAGTCGGTGGCCCGCTACTGCGTGGCGCTGGTCGCCGCCACCCGCACCCATGCCGACGTGCTGACCGGCGCCTCGCCGCGCGGCAGCCTCGGCCTCGTGCTCACCGCGCGCGCCTGGGCCGCGATCCGCGGTCGCGACTACGTCGTGCCGGAGGACGTCAAGGTCGTCGCGCGTGCGGTCCTGGCGCACCGGATCACCGTCAAGCCCGACCTCTGGATGACCCAGGCATCGGGCGCCCGCGTCGTCGACGCCGTGCTGTCGTCGGTCGAGACCCCCCGGACGCTGGAGTCGCGGTGA
- a CDS encoding DUF58 domain-containing protein, which produces MTGWRPTSALVRACLLALGGICGGVALGQEVLVVLAAPFVVLAAMGLASRPRGPVRVGARLDHHRLHEGQGTTSRVDVDDLTGVEHCTRVAAATAHVAASPPQGAAGSLVADGLPVLWFSPRRWGRRAIGAERVALTSAWAGWRWGPVDLPENGLTVLPQTAPYDSRAEVPQPDGLVGRHRSRRLGSGTEFEGIRLFAAGDRLRRITWPVSLRTGELHVVTTRAEQDAGVWLVVDGLRDIGTSGGIDGPASTLDLTVRAAAALAEHHVRTGDRVGMLVVAADGARVPLGAGPRHLQRLLGTLARVRPEARSVPPERLDLGAGAGSVVHVLSPMLFTPLVTATAGLQRGGTSVVVIDTLGEAFAGREADRLSLPALAARMQRIERDDRLRRLAALGTPVVPWRGPGTLDTVLQQLARRARVPKVRA; this is translated from the coding sequence GTGACCGGCTGGCGGCCCACGTCCGCCCTGGTCCGCGCGTGCCTGCTCGCGCTCGGCGGCATCTGCGGGGGCGTGGCGCTCGGCCAGGAGGTGCTGGTGGTGCTGGCCGCCCCGTTCGTCGTGCTCGCCGCGATGGGGCTCGCGTCGCGCCCCCGCGGCCCGGTGCGCGTCGGCGCACGCCTCGACCACCACCGGCTCCACGAGGGCCAGGGGACGACGTCGCGGGTCGACGTCGACGACCTGACCGGAGTGGAGCACTGCACGCGCGTCGCCGCCGCCACCGCCCACGTGGCCGCCTCGCCGCCCCAGGGCGCGGCCGGGTCGCTCGTCGCCGACGGCCTCCCGGTCCTGTGGTTCAGCCCGCGCCGGTGGGGACGACGCGCGATCGGGGCCGAGCGGGTCGCCCTCACCAGCGCGTGGGCGGGCTGGCGCTGGGGACCCGTGGACCTGCCGGAGAACGGGCTGACCGTGCTGCCGCAGACGGCGCCGTACGACAGTCGCGCGGAGGTGCCGCAGCCCGACGGCCTGGTCGGGCGGCACCGCTCGCGCCGGCTCGGCAGCGGCACCGAGTTCGAGGGCATCCGGCTCTTCGCGGCCGGCGACCGGCTCCGGCGCATCACCTGGCCGGTCTCCCTGCGCACCGGCGAGCTGCACGTCGTCACCACCCGCGCCGAGCAGGACGCGGGGGTGTGGCTCGTCGTCGACGGCCTGCGCGACATCGGGACCTCCGGCGGCATCGACGGCCCGGCGAGCACCCTCGACCTCACCGTCCGCGCGGCGGCCGCGCTGGCCGAGCACCACGTCCGCACCGGCGACCGCGTGGGGATGCTCGTCGTGGCCGCCGACGGCGCCCGGGTGCCGCTCGGCGCCGGGCCGCGGCACCTGCAGCGCCTCCTCGGCACGCTCGCCCGGGTGCGGCCCGAGGCTCGGAGCGTGCCGCCCGAGCGGCTCGACCTCGGCGCGGGTGCCGGCAGCGTGGTCCACGTGCTGTCGCCGATGCTCTTCACGCCGCTCGTCACCGCGACCGCCGGCCTGCAGCGCGGCGGCACCTCGGTGGTCGTCATCGACACCCTCGGCGAGGCGTTCGCGGGCCGGGAGGCCGACCGGCTGTCGCTGCCCGCGCTGGCCGCCCGGATGCAGCGGATCGAGCGCGACGACCGTCTCCGCCGGCTGGCGGCGCTGGGCACGCCCGTGGTGCCGTGGCGCGGGCCGGGCACGCTCGACACCGTGCTCCAGCAGCTCGCGCGGCGCGCGCGGGTGCCGAAGGTGCGTGCCTGA
- a CDS encoding MGMT family protein: MTTEEERELYAELVLQCAESVPRGRATTYGAIADVVGQRLGRGGPRLVGSVLAAHGGGVPWWRVVRADGSLPPSHGEEARQAYLEEGTPLLPGGSVDLARAFCPPRLGAQ, translated from the coding sequence GTGACGACCGAGGAGGAGCGCGAGCTCTACGCCGAGCTGGTGCTGCAGTGCGCCGAGTCGGTCCCGCGCGGGCGGGCCACGACCTACGGGGCGATCGCCGACGTCGTGGGCCAGCGCCTGGGCCGCGGTGGTCCGCGGCTGGTCGGCTCGGTGCTCGCCGCCCACGGCGGCGGGGTGCCGTGGTGGCGGGTGGTGCGCGCCGACGGCTCGCTGCCGCCGTCGCACGGCGAGGAGGCGCGGCAGGCCTACCTCGAGGAGGGCACCCCGCTGCTCCCGGGCGGGTCCGTGGATCTGGCGCGGGCGTTCTGCCCGCCGCGACTCGGGGCACAATGA
- a CDS encoding lysophospholipid acyltransferase family protein, producing MLYTVAHGVIPPLARAVWRPRVEGLERVPATGPVIVASNHLSFFDSVVIPVVVPRKVVFLAKSDYFTGTGVRGTLTRAWFEGLGMLPVDRDDTRAAIASLDTALDVLRRGEAFGIYPEGTRSRDGRLYRGRTGVAHLALTAGCPVVPVGLVGTPDIQPVGASRPRLGKVAVTVRFGEPITVAGEYDGVPTGRARRDLTDRIMGAIADLTGQEQAGIYNERPASA from the coding sequence ATGCTCTACACGGTCGCGCACGGCGTCATCCCCCCGCTCGCCCGCGCCGTGTGGCGCCCGCGCGTCGAGGGCCTCGAGCGGGTGCCGGCGACGGGTCCGGTGATCGTGGCGAGCAACCACCTCTCGTTCTTCGACAGCGTCGTCATCCCGGTCGTCGTGCCGCGCAAGGTGGTCTTCCTCGCCAAGTCCGACTACTTCACCGGCACCGGCGTGCGGGGCACGCTGACGCGGGCGTGGTTCGAGGGGCTGGGGATGCTCCCCGTCGACCGCGACGACACCCGGGCCGCGATCGCGAGCCTCGACACCGCGCTCGACGTGCTGCGTCGCGGCGAGGCGTTCGGCATCTATCCCGAGGGCACCCGCTCGCGCGACGGCCGGCTCTACCGCGGCCGCACCGGGGTGGCGCACCTCGCCCTGACCGCCGGCTGCCCCGTCGTCCCGGTCGGCCTCGTCGGCACCCCGGACATCCAGCCGGTGGGCGCGAGCCGGCCGCGGCTGGGCAAGGTCGCCGTGACGGTGCGCTTCGGCGAGCCGATCACGGTCGCGGGGGAGTACGACGGCGTCCCGACCGGCCGGGCGCGCCGCGACCTCACCGACCGCATCATGGGCGCGATCGCCGACCTGACCGGCCAGGAGCAGGCCGGGATCTACAACGAGCGGCCCGCGTCGGCCTGA
- a CDS encoding DUF1116 domain-containing protein, with the protein MSQPTVVTVGADMLADAVADQAVEVERVDWRPPMPGTEADLATVATDPRRPGANRRAVEAMLGVTAHLVDVAPASEVLGLEPGQFLHAGPPIGWDRASGPLRGALMGGAALEGLVDDPEDAVALFESGGSVSLEPCHHRSAVGPMAGVVTPSMWMWVLEDRETGRRTYCSLNEGLGKVLRYGAYSPEVLTRLRWMGDVLGPLLQAAVRGTEEATDVTGILTQMLQMGDEAHNRNRAGTLMLLRDLAPAMVTAGFDAGFSGKDVADALRFVGGNDHFFLNLAMPACKLALDAGRDVPGSTMVVAMARNGTDFGIQVSGTGDEWFTGPAQVAEGLFLGDYGPDDANADIGDSAITETAGIGGFAMATAPAIVRLVGGSVPDALATTRRMHEITLAENPRWTVPVLEFQGTPTGIDVTRVCRTGILPQINTGMAGKVAGVGQVGAGLVTPPAEIFPRALAALAAQADAGRSL; encoded by the coding sequence ATGAGCCAGCCCACCGTCGTCACGGTCGGAGCCGACATGCTCGCCGACGCCGTCGCCGACCAGGCCGTCGAGGTCGAGCGCGTCGACTGGCGCCCGCCGATGCCCGGCACCGAGGCCGACCTCGCGACCGTCGCCACCGACCCCCGCCGCCCCGGGGCCAACCGCCGGGCGGTCGAGGCGATGCTCGGCGTCACCGCCCACCTCGTCGACGTCGCGCCGGCCTCGGAGGTGCTGGGCCTCGAGCCGGGCCAGTTCCTCCACGCCGGTCCCCCGATCGGCTGGGACCGGGCGTCCGGACCGCTGCGGGGCGCGCTGATGGGCGGCGCCGCGCTCGAGGGGCTCGTCGACGACCCCGAGGACGCGGTCGCCCTCTTCGAGTCCGGCGGCAGCGTCAGCCTCGAGCCCTGCCACCACCGCAGCGCGGTGGGACCGATGGCCGGCGTCGTCACTCCGTCGATGTGGATGTGGGTGCTCGAGGACCGCGAGACCGGGCGGCGCACCTACTGCTCGCTCAACGAGGGCCTCGGCAAGGTGCTGCGCTACGGCGCCTACTCCCCCGAGGTGCTCACCCGGCTCCGCTGGATGGGCGACGTGCTCGGCCCGCTCCTGCAGGCCGCGGTGCGCGGCACCGAGGAGGCCACCGACGTCACCGGCATCCTCACCCAGATGCTGCAGATGGGCGACGAGGCCCACAACCGCAACCGCGCCGGCACGCTGATGCTCCTGCGCGACCTCGCCCCGGCGATGGTCACCGCCGGGTTCGACGCCGGCTTCTCCGGCAAGGACGTCGCCGACGCCCTGCGCTTCGTCGGCGGCAACGACCACTTCTTCCTCAACCTCGCCATGCCCGCCTGCAAGCTCGCGCTCGACGCGGGCCGCGACGTCCCCGGCTCGACGATGGTCGTCGCGATGGCCCGCAACGGCACCGACTTCGGCATCCAGGTCTCCGGCACGGGCGACGAGTGGTTCACCGGGCCGGCACAGGTGGCCGAGGGTCTCTTCCTCGGCGACTACGGCCCCGACGACGCCAACGCCGACATCGGCGACTCCGCGATCACCGAGACGGCCGGCATCGGCGGCTTCGCGATGGCCACGGCCCCGGCGATCGTCCGGCTGGTCGGCGGCTCGGTGCCCGACGCGCTCGCCACCACCCGCCGGATGCACGAGATCACGCTGGCGGAGAACCCGCGCTGGACCGTCCCGGTCCTGGAGTTCCAGGGCACGCCCACGGGCATCGACGTCACCCGCGTCTGTCGCACCGGCATCCTGCCCCAGATCAACACCGGCATGGCCGGCAAGGTCGCGGGGGTCGGCCAGGTCGGCGCCGGGCTGGTCACCCCGCCGGCCGAGATCTTCCCCCGGGCGCTGGCCGCGCTGGCGGCTCAGGCCGACGCGGGCCGCTCGTTGTAG
- a CDS encoding FdrA family protein, producing the protein MKDHVELRSGAYADSVTLLQVSRAVQATPGVVAAQVAMATGLNLEVLEGMGFDVPASSPNDMVVAVRLDDAGDLSAALAAVDAALAPTRPGDGGTTLAPPRTTASALRRADAGAVALVSVPGASATVEAMDALEAGHDVMVFSDNVPVAEEVALKAYASTRGALVMGPDCGTAVLDGVGLGFANTVRPGRIGLVAASGTGCQQLLALLHHAGERLAADGHDGVGVRHALGVGGRDLSAAVGGASTREALRRLDADADVDLVVVVSKPPAPEVAEALAREAGALATPVELGLLGRGQRDLTTVADDVLARLGHPAPEWPVHGADNTGPATGPLLRGLFVGGTLCDESMLLATDALGPVRSNIPLSDDLALDPGETGDLLADDHTMVDFGDDALTQGRAHPMIDPTLRTEQLARAAADPATGVILLDVVLGHGAEPDPAARLAPAIEAARSDRPIPVVVSLVGTDLDPQGLAAQRDALVAAGAEVHLSNAGATRRAIALLGAPEGKDAR; encoded by the coding sequence ATGAAGGACCACGTCGAGCTCCGCAGCGGCGCCTACGCCGACTCCGTGACCCTGCTCCAGGTCAGCCGGGCGGTGCAGGCCACGCCCGGCGTGGTGGCCGCCCAGGTCGCGATGGCCACCGGTCTCAACCTCGAGGTGCTCGAGGGGATGGGCTTCGACGTCCCCGCGTCGTCGCCCAACGACATGGTCGTGGCCGTGCGCCTCGACGACGCCGGCGACCTGTCCGCCGCCCTCGCCGCGGTCGACGCCGCCCTCGCGCCGACCCGGCCCGGCGACGGCGGCACCACGCTCGCCCCGCCGCGCACCACGGCCAGCGCGCTGCGGCGCGCGGACGCCGGCGCCGTCGCGCTCGTCTCGGTGCCCGGCGCCAGCGCCACCGTCGAGGCGATGGACGCCCTGGAGGCCGGCCACGACGTGATGGTCTTCAGCGACAACGTGCCCGTGGCCGAGGAGGTCGCCCTCAAGGCGTACGCCTCCACGCGCGGCGCGCTCGTCATGGGGCCGGACTGCGGGACGGCCGTTCTCGACGGCGTCGGGCTGGGCTTCGCCAACACCGTGCGCCCCGGGCGGATCGGGCTGGTCGCCGCGTCGGGCACCGGCTGCCAGCAGCTGCTCGCCCTGCTCCACCACGCCGGCGAGCGGCTCGCCGCCGACGGCCACGACGGCGTCGGGGTGCGGCACGCGCTGGGGGTGGGCGGGCGCGACCTGTCCGCCGCGGTCGGCGGTGCCTCCACCCGCGAGGCGCTGCGCCGCCTCGACGCGGACGCGGACGTCGACCTGGTGGTGGTCGTGTCCAAGCCGCCCGCCCCCGAGGTGGCCGAGGCGCTGGCCCGCGAGGCCGGTGCCCTCGCCACGCCCGTCGAGCTCGGGCTGCTCGGCCGCGGACAGCGCGACCTCACCACCGTCGCGGACGACGTGCTGGCGCGGCTCGGCCACCCTGCGCCCGAGTGGCCGGTGCACGGCGCCGACAACACCGGCCCGGCGACGGGCCCCCTGCTGCGCGGCCTCTTCGTCGGCGGCACCCTCTGCGACGAGTCGATGCTCCTGGCCACCGACGCGCTCGGCCCGGTGCGCAGCAACATCCCGCTCTCCGACGACCTCGCGCTGGACCCGGGCGAGACGGGTGACCTGCTCGCCGACGACCACACGATGGTCGACTTCGGGGACGACGCGCTCACGCAGGGACGGGCGCACCCGATGATCGACCCCACCCTGCGCACGGAGCAGCTCGCCCGGGCGGCCGCCGACCCGGCGACCGGCGTCATCCTGCTCGACGTCGTGCTCGGCCACGGCGCCGAGCCCGACCCGGCGGCGCGCCTCGCGCCCGCCATCGAGGCCGCGCGCAGCGACCGCCCGATCCCGGTCGTGGTGAGCCTCGTGGGCACCGACCTCGACCCCCAGGGCCTCGCCGCCCAGCGCGATGCCCTCGTCGCCGCCGGCGCCGAGGTGCACCTGTCCAACGCGGGCGCGACGCGCCGCGCCATCGCCCTGCTGGGCGCACCCGAGGGGAAGGACGCCCGATGA
- a CDS encoding DUF2877 domain-containing protein encodes MTTGPIPVAAPHRVHERLRAASDGPREVVHASGTAIYVDLDGWCLGLVSGAATRVPCALWSTLPSLDVLTGGLPRPAVRVRGGELVVGERAVRVARVVDVTAPAPGRHEDPRSAPEVLMTSGLDLAPGHLDRLVGRGPGLTPLGDDVLAGWLTTRAALGRPDDALAGAVRDRLGATTLLSATLLECAVRGEALPELSAWLADPTDAAERALLAVGATSGAGLLAGAALALASTTSSTPHPTPRRAA; translated from the coding sequence GTGACGACCGGACCGATCCCCGTGGCGGCACCACACCGGGTCCACGAGCGGCTGCGGGCGGCGTCCGACGGTCCGCGCGAGGTGGTCCACGCGAGCGGAACGGCGATCTACGTCGACCTCGACGGCTGGTGCCTCGGCCTGGTGTCGGGAGCCGCGACGCGCGTGCCGTGCGCGCTGTGGTCGACGCTGCCCAGCCTCGACGTCCTCACCGGCGGCCTCCCCCGTCCGGCGGTGCGGGTGCGGGGCGGCGAGCTGGTGGTGGGCGAGCGGGCGGTGCGGGTCGCCCGGGTCGTCGACGTCACCGCCCCCGCCCCCGGACGCCATGAGGATCCGCGGTCCGCACCGGAGGTCCTGATGACGTCCGGGCTGGACCTGGCACCGGGCCACCTCGACCGGCTCGTCGGCCGCGGCCCCGGCCTCACGCCGCTCGGCGACGACGTGCTCGCCGGGTGGCTCACCACCCGGGCCGCACTGGGGCGTCCCGACGACGCCCTCGCCGGGGCCGTGCGCGACCGGCTGGGAGCGACGACCCTCCTCTCGGCCACACTGCTCGAGTGCGCGGTGCGCGGCGAGGCGCTCCCCGAGCTGTCCGCCTGGCTCGCCGACCCGACCGACGCCGCCGAGCGCGCCCTGCTGGCCGTCGGCGCCACCTCGGGCGCCGGCCTCCTCGCCGGGGCCGCGCTGGCCCTGGCGTCCACCACGTCCAGCACGCCTCACCCCACTCCCCGGAGGGCAGCATGA
- a CDS encoding helix-turn-helix domain-containing protein, producing the protein MISDPEAVAALERADALHTALTHIVLEGGDLDAIAEAVGDALGYGVVFTSTDGRERAAHLDQAQREALARADLVDPTGRVRVERIDPAGTAVGQGEALVRRVVAAGVDLARLVALQPDGTIHASDVHALERAAIVAALLVTRVEAITAVENKYRGDFLRDVFLGRAGEEEYVAEHAQAFGWHLDRPVMVVVAVLDPDAIAVLAPEPDDRRAWHDRFAHAWRQVSATVDETIASVAFSREVVTLVPVDPSTGPEGAQLTVDRIIAAVRGDRGGGRVAFSAGVSRVAEGLGDLPEAFRQAQRAVEIGRRVHGGGSVIRFDQLGLHRLLALVPDGAELSAFAADVLGPLAARTPEAADLRETLQVLIDTNFNVAEAARAQFFHYNTMRYRVGKLQRILGPVATDPHLRLDVAVALRALEIVD; encoded by the coding sequence TTGATAAGCGACCCGGAGGCCGTCGCAGCCCTCGAGCGCGCCGACGCGCTCCACACCGCCCTGACCCACATCGTGCTCGAGGGTGGCGACCTCGACGCCATCGCTGAGGCGGTCGGCGACGCGCTCGGCTACGGCGTCGTGTTCACCTCCACCGACGGCCGCGAGCGCGCCGCCCACCTCGACCAGGCGCAGCGCGAGGCGCTGGCCCGGGCCGACCTGGTCGACCCCACCGGCCGGGTGCGCGTCGAGCGCATCGACCCCGCGGGCACCGCCGTGGGCCAGGGGGAGGCGCTCGTACGCCGCGTCGTCGCGGCCGGCGTCGACCTGGCCCGACTCGTGGCGCTGCAGCCCGACGGCACGATCCACGCCTCCGACGTGCACGCGCTCGAGCGGGCAGCGATCGTCGCCGCGCTGCTCGTCACCCGCGTCGAGGCCATCACCGCGGTGGAGAACAAGTACCGCGGCGACTTCCTGCGCGACGTGTTCCTCGGCCGGGCCGGTGAGGAGGAGTACGTCGCCGAGCACGCCCAGGCGTTCGGCTGGCACCTCGACCGTCCGGTGATGGTGGTGGTGGCCGTGCTCGACCCCGACGCCATCGCCGTCCTGGCCCCCGAGCCCGACGACCGGCGCGCGTGGCACGACCGCTTCGCCCACGCCTGGCGCCAGGTCTCCGCCACCGTCGACGAGACCATCGCCTCGGTCGCGTTCAGCCGCGAGGTGGTCACGCTCGTGCCCGTCGACCCGTCGACCGGGCCGGAGGGCGCGCAGCTCACCGTGGACCGCATCATCGCCGCGGTGCGCGGCGACCGCGGCGGTGGGCGCGTCGCGTTCTCGGCCGGGGTGAGCCGCGTCGCCGAGGGTCTCGGTGACCTGCCCGAGGCGTTCCGGCAGGCCCAGCGCGCGGTCGAGATCGGGCGGCGCGTGCACGGCGGGGGCTCGGTGATCCGCTTCGACCAGCTCGGCCTGCACCGGCTGCTCGCCCTGGTGCCCGACGGCGCCGAGCTGAGCGCGTTCGCCGCCGACGTCCTCGGGCCGCTCGCCGCGCGCACCCCGGAGGCCGCCGACCTGCGCGAGACGCTGCAGGTGCTGATCGACACCAACTTCAACGTCGCGGAGGCCGCCCGCGCGCAGTTCTTCCACTACAACACGATGCGCTACCGCGTGGGCAAGCTGCAGCGGATCCTCGGCCCGGTCGCCACCGACCCGCACCTGCGCCTCGACGTGGCGGTGGCGCTGCGGGCGCTCGAGATCGTCGACTGA
- a CDS encoding GNAT family N-acetyltransferase has translation MALPLTDDAWPAGSLRTERLLLRAPEARDREAFLDLGSDPVVNQHLAGGQDRATLDASLPEVPADRPAQYVLEHEGRFVGWIGLSRREAERPGRLVATDGSEPAVAGPGVVELSYVLPVDPWGRGYAAEGCAALLDLADERLGEDVVLCTQVANARSRALADRLGFDEADRFEEHGAEQWFGVRHPALRRAVATDAEAVRRVAEAAYSPYLARMGGLRPGPLETDYAAAIDDTEAWVALDGSSVVGLLLLVPEDDGVLLDNVAVLPTHHGRGVGRRLLRLAESRARALALPRVRLCTHHTMVENQALYARVGYVETHRAGEAGLVRVFYEKLL, from the coding sequence ATGGCCCTGCCCCTCACCGACGACGCCTGGCCGGCCGGGTCGTTGCGCACCGAGCGGCTGCTGCTGCGCGCGCCCGAGGCGCGCGATCGCGAGGCGTTCCTCGACCTCGGCTCAGACCCGGTCGTCAACCAGCACCTCGCCGGCGGCCAGGACCGCGCCACCCTCGACGCCAGCCTCCCCGAGGTGCCCGCCGACCGCCCGGCCCAGTACGTCCTGGAGCACGAGGGCCGCTTCGTGGGCTGGATCGGGCTGAGCCGCCGGGAGGCGGAGCGCCCCGGCCGGCTGGTCGCCACGGACGGGTCCGAGCCCGCCGTCGCGGGGCCGGGCGTCGTCGAGCTGAGCTACGTGCTCCCGGTCGACCCGTGGGGCCGCGGCTACGCCGCCGAGGGGTGCGCGGCGCTGCTCGACCTGGCCGACGAGCGCCTCGGCGAGGACGTCGTGCTGTGCACGCAGGTCGCCAACGCCCGCTCCCGCGCGCTGGCTGATCGCCTCGGCTTCGACGAGGCGGACCGGTTCGAGGAGCACGGCGCGGAGCAGTGGTTCGGTGTCCGGCACCCGGCGCTGCGCCGCGCGGTCGCGACGGACGCCGAGGCGGTGCGGCGCGTCGCCGAGGCGGCGTACTCCCCCTACCTCGCCCGGATGGGCGGCCTGCGCCCCGGCCCCCTCGAGACCGACTACGCCGCTGCGATCGATGACACGGAGGCCTGGGTGGCCCTCGACGGCTCCTCGGTCGTCGGCCTCCTGCTCCTGGTGCCCGAGGACGACGGCGTCCTCCTGGACAACGTCGCCGTCCTCCCCACCCACCACGGACGCGGGGTCGGGCGGCGCCTCCTCCGGCTCGCCGAGTCGCGCGCCCGCGCCCTCGCGCTCCCCCGCGTCCGCCTCTGCACCCACCACACGATGGTGGAGAACCAGGCGCTCTACGCACGGGTGGGCTACGTCGAGACCCACCGCGCCGGTGAGGCCGGTCTCGTCCGGGTGTTCTACGAGAAGCTGCTCTGA